A window from Anaerolineae bacterium encodes these proteins:
- the flgK gene encoding flagellar hook-associated protein FlgK, with translation MPGTFTGLETALRSLRAHQRAIEIVDHNIANVNTEGYSRQKAILTTTPPYTVPSLNREQYVGQMGTGVQVQQVYRYSSGFLDAQMRQELPRLHRWEVLSEGMRQIEVVFQEPSDTGIAAALGRFWQSWAELASLPEDLAARTAVTEAASNLAFALRDADSRLRDLRSDMDLQVRQTVTRINDIAVEIAALNEPISRVLAFGDQPNDLRDQRDLLLDELARLVNINCYENQDGTVTVDIGGHSLVMGNNFSQLVARPDSTNGMLAKVVWVDSGTPLTVSGVPLEGALDPSRASLVGGRLGGALYVRDVVVPGHLDALDAMAEGLISALNQLHATGYGMPDSSATPPDRPGSALGAATLDPLGPVTQVLVNPTAYPPEIGLGAGRYSVVVRDNGGTLEFQVQDWAGRPVSVKDVSGSGTTSDWQALALVMGSVYDSGRGFALDFGGLSGVEGVVAEFEYLNFLSGARANEIDVSAWVRGDPMNVAAACSGDATGDGALALAISRLRTTAVIGGEASVDDYYAAVITELGLATRQAVAMTANAQNVVEHLQRRKDEVSAVDLDEETVNLILYQRAYQAAARVMTAVDEMLDRLINGTGRVGL, from the coding sequence GTGCCGGGCACGTTCACCGGGCTGGAGACAGCGCTTCGCTCGCTGAGGGCGCACCAGCGGGCCATCGAGATCGTAGACCACAACATCGCCAACGTGAACACTGAGGGCTACTCGCGTCAGAAGGCGATCCTGACCACCACCCCTCCCTATACCGTTCCCTCCCTGAATCGCGAGCAGTACGTGGGTCAGATGGGGACGGGGGTGCAGGTGCAGCAGGTGTACCGGTACTCTTCTGGCTTCCTCGATGCCCAGATGCGACAAGAGTTGCCCCGCCTGCACCGGTGGGAAGTGCTGTCGGAGGGGATGCGGCAGATAGAGGTGGTGTTCCAGGAGCCTTCCGATACCGGCATAGCTGCCGCCCTGGGGCGGTTCTGGCAGTCCTGGGCCGAGCTGGCATCCCTTCCGGAGGACCTGGCCGCTCGGACCGCCGTGACGGAAGCCGCGTCCAATCTGGCCTTTGCCCTGCGCGATGCGGACTCGCGCCTGAGGGACCTGCGGTCCGACATGGACCTCCAGGTGCGCCAGACGGTGACCCGGATCAACGATATTGCGGTGGAAATCGCCGCCCTAAACGAACCCATAAGCAGAGTCCTCGCCTTCGGCGACCAGCCGAACGACCTGCGCGACCAGCGGGATCTCCTCCTGGACGAGCTGGCACGGCTGGTCAACATAAACTGCTACGAGAACCAGGATGGCACGGTCACGGTAGACATCGGTGGCCACTCGCTGGTGATGGGCAACAACTTCAGCCAGTTGGTGGCGCGGCCCGACAGTACCAATGGCATGCTGGCCAAGGTGGTGTGGGTGGATAGCGGCACTCCGCTCACTGTAAGCGGAGTGCCCCTCGAAGGGGCGCTGGACCCGAGCCGCGCTAGCCTGGTGGGTGGCAGACTGGGAGGCGCCCTCTATGTTCGCGACGTGGTGGTCCCCGGTCACCTGGATGCTCTGGATGCCATGGCCGAGGGGCTGATCTCTGCCCTCAACCAGCTTCACGCCACTGGTTACGGCATGCCGGATTCTTCGGCCACCCCGCCCGATCGTCCTGGCAGTGCCCTGGGAGCGGCTACGCTCGATCCCTTGGGGCCGGTCACCCAGGTGCTCGTGAACCCGACCGCTTACCCGCCTGAGATAGGGCTGGGGGCGGGCCGCTACTCAGTGGTAGTGCGCGACAACGGGGGGACGCTCGAGTTCCAGGTGCAGGACTGGGCCGGGCGGCCGGTGTCGGTCAAGGACGTCTCCGGTTCAGGAACCACCAGTGACTGGCAGGCCCTGGCATTGGTGATGGGCTCGGTATACGACTCCGGACGGGGCTTCGCCCTTGACTTCGGCGGGCTCTCGGGAGTGGAGGGAGTAGTGGCCGAATTCGAGTACCTGAACTTCCTGTCCGGAGCCCGGGCCAACGAGATAGACGTGTCTGCCTGGGTGCGGGGCGACCCCATGAACGTAGCCGCCGCCTGCTCCGGCGACGCCACTGGCGACGGAGCGTTAGCACTCGCCATCAGCCGCCTGCGGACAACGGCGGTGATCGGCGGCGAGGCAAGTGTGGACGACTACTACGCCGCCGTCATTACCGAACTGGGACTGGCTACGAGACAGGCCGTCGCCATGACTGCCAATGCCCAGAACGTGGTGGAGCACCTCCAGCGGCGCAAGGACGAGGTCTCGGCCGTGGACTTGGACGAGGAGACGGTGAACCTCATACTCTATCAGAGAGCGTACCAGGCTGCGGCCAGAGTCATGACCGCCGTGGATGAGATGCTGGACCGGCTCATCAACGGCACAGGCCGGGTCGGGCTGTAG
- the flgM gene encoding flagellar biosynthesis anti-sigma factor FlgM — MTDRIGADGPVGDLDQTRAARVAPLARGEGGLAREASPVPTGDRIDISAQAVCIHRARLAVAAAPETRPALVERLQREIADGTYRVDSRALAARLLPVLFPDRFSH; from the coding sequence GTGACTGACAGGATCGGCGCCGACGGCCCAGTCGGCGATCTGGATCAGACCCGCGCGGCGCGGGTTGCACCCCTCGCAAGAGGAGAGGGCGGGCTGGCGCGTGAGGCATCACCCGTCCCCACCGGCGACCGGATAGACATCTCGGCCCAGGCCGTCTGCATTCACCGCGCCCGGCTGGCTGTGGCGGCTGCCCCCGAGACTAGGCCGGCCCTGGTCGAGCGGCTGCAACGCGAGATCGCCGACGGCACTTACAGGGTGGACTCGCGAGCGCTGGCGGCGCGCTTGCTGCCAGTCCTCTTCCCCGATCGTTTCTCCCACTAG
- a CDS encoding flagellar hook-basal body complex protein, translating into MAISAMGVFRIGAASMMAQQRAIEVISNNLANINTTAFDRSRVEFKEVLELQGKASEATGVGIGGVRRVLRQGAIRPTGRELDLAIQGEGFFAVQLPDGRVGYTRNGSFQMDQRGQLVTDDGYPLFPPLIVPEGAEDLAFQPDGTLAARMPGSEVWQPVAPMQLARVPNPEGLAHYGRGVYVATPTSGEAAVGSPGQGGYGRLVVRALEDSSVELSEEMTELIIAQRVYSLGVRLVQTADDMQQLANQLLG; encoded by the coding sequence TTGGCCATCTCAGCGATGGGCGTGTTTCGCATCGGCGCAGCCAGCATGATGGCTCAGCAGAGGGCCATCGAGGTTATCTCCAACAACCTGGCCAATATCAACACCACCGCGTTCGATCGCAGCCGGGTGGAGTTCAAGGAGGTTCTGGAGCTCCAAGGGAAGGCCAGCGAGGCCACCGGGGTGGGGATCGGCGGAGTGCGCCGGGTGCTGCGCCAGGGAGCCATACGGCCCACTGGAAGGGAGCTGGACCTGGCGATCCAGGGAGAGGGGTTCTTCGCCGTGCAGCTACCGGACGGCCGGGTGGGGTACACTCGGAATGGAAGCTTCCAGATGGACCAGAGGGGGCAACTGGTGACCGACGACGGTTATCCCCTCTTCCCCCCGCTCATCGTGCCTGAGGGCGCGGAGGACCTGGCGTTCCAGCCCGATGGGACGCTGGCGGCCAGGATGCCGGGCTCCGAAGTGTGGCAGCCGGTGGCCCCGATGCAGCTGGCTCGCGTGCCCAACCCCGAGGGGCTGGCACACTATGGCCGGGGGGTGTATGTCGCCACCCCTACCTCGGGGGAGGCTGCTGTCGGGTCTCCCGGACAGGGAGGCTACGGGCGTCTGGTGGTGAGGGCGCTGGAGGACTCCAGCGTGGAACTGAGCGAGGAGATGACCGAGCTCATCATTGCTCAGCGTGTCTACTCCCTGGGAGTGCGGCTGGTGCAGACGGCCGATGACATGCAGCAACTGGCCAATCAGTTGTTAGGCTAA
- a CDS encoding flagellar hook-basal body protein, with translation MRGVYAASSVFLACLNYQALIAKNLANASTPGYRAERLELRSFEELLLGLSGDSADAVGLGVSSRAAPVDLSQGPLKETDRPLDLAVEGQAFFTVQTPQGIRLTRDGTFGLSAARELVTSEGYLVLGTNGPIVLPEGEVTVTEAGNVLVGDRAVAQLALAVPTDEAAVEKVGGNLLAGLWRAATPEEGRVLQGYIEGSNVDLSDAVVQMMAVYRTYEAAQRVVLAQSQAMDAAANELGRV, from the coding sequence ATGCGAGGAGTATACGCCGCCAGTAGCGTCTTCCTGGCGTGCCTGAACTACCAGGCGTTGATCGCCAAGAATCTGGCCAACGCCTCTACCCCTGGGTACAGGGCGGAACGGCTAGAATTGAGGTCCTTCGAGGAGCTCCTCTTGGGCCTCAGCGGCGACTCCGCCGATGCTGTGGGCCTCGGGGTGAGCTCCCGAGCTGCCCCTGTTGACCTCTCCCAGGGGCCCCTGAAGGAGACGGACAGGCCGCTAGACCTGGCCGTGGAGGGGCAGGCCTTCTTCACCGTTCAGACGCCGCAGGGGATTAGGCTCACTCGGGACGGCACTTTCGGCCTCAGCGCGGCCCGGGAACTGGTCACCTCCGAAGGATACCTGGTCTTGGGAACCAATGGCCCCATTGTGCTGCCCGAGGGCGAGGTCACCGTGACCGAAGCGGGGAACGTGTTGGTCGGCGACCGGGCGGTGGCGCAATTGGCCCTGGCGGTGCCCACTGACGAAGCCGCCGTCGAGAAGGTAGGGGGCAACTTGCTAGCCGGCCTCTGGCGTGCAGCCACACCCGAAGAGGGGAGGGTGCTTCAGGGCTACATTGAGGGCTCCAATGTGGATCTGAGCGACGCGGTGGTGCAGATGATGGCCGTGTATCGGACCTATGAGGCCGCCCAGCGCGTGGTGCTGGCACAGTCCCAAGCCATGGACGCGGCCGCGAACGAGTTGGGCAGGGTATAG
- a CDS encoding DUF2802 domain-containing protein, giving the protein MLGQGDSDRASAAYLSARSQGETLQVLRALGEAEKRVEALLDRLEAQTAQCERRLAQAVEQAERAAAVALELRQDVSSLISALQGLATEVDAQMRDHTAKLMAGLASAQAFGSQLPTATGEGRAVGPGAMEQGDRVGAPSGSSEPAGRARELPKHQPGPDRTSATGAADQRVLSIRDEFRVSDSSPGDGRYARAVQLAARGLEATEIARSCGLGKEEVRMLLRLRSRADERQAEPTPCRGAGQSREQDGG; this is encoded by the coding sequence ATGCTGGGCCAAGGTGATTCCGATCGGGCGAGCGCGGCCTACCTCTCGGCGCGCAGCCAGGGTGAGACATTGCAGGTGCTGCGTGCCCTGGGAGAGGCGGAGAAGAGAGTCGAGGCTCTCCTGGACAGGTTGGAGGCGCAGACCGCCCAGTGCGAACGGCGTCTGGCCCAGGCAGTCGAGCAAGCCGAGCGGGCTGCCGCTGTGGCCCTGGAACTGCGGCAGGACGTGAGCAGCCTCATATCCGCCTTGCAGGGGCTGGCGACAGAAGTGGACGCCCAGATGCGGGACCACACCGCCAAACTGATGGCCGGTCTGGCTTCGGCCCAGGCCTTTGGGAGCCAACTTCCCACTGCTACGGGCGAGGGGCGTGCGGTCGGCCCCGGGGCCATGGAGCAGGGAGACCGGGTCGGCGCGCCCAGCGGTAGCTCTGAGCCTGCGGGACGGGCGAGGGAGCTCCCTAAGCACCAACCGGGGCCGGATCGGACCAGCGCGACGGGCGCGGCGGATCAGCGAGTCCTGTCCATCCGGGATGAGTTCAGGGTCAGCGACAGCAGCCCGGGTGATGGTCGGTACGCTCGCGCGGTGCAGCTAGCTGCGCGCGGGTTGGAGGCAACCGAGATCGCGAGGTCGTGTGGTCTGGGAAAGGAGGAGGTGCGGATGTTGCTTCGCCTGCGGTCTCGGGCCGACGAACGGCAAGCCGAGCCGACGCCCTGCCGCGGAGCGGGCCAGTCGCGGGAGCAGGACGGTGGCTGA
- a CDS encoding FliA/WhiG family RNA polymerase sigma factor → MPGSSRNGSGNSANRGGGASEVERLWEEYARTRSSEIRERLVVHYAWLVKHVLGRLAVVLPPSLDYGDLVGHGTVALLEAVDRFEPERGNKFETYASVKVRGAILDAIRSMDLVSRPVRRRMRMVSEAVTRLTREHGRAPSDEEVAASLGMTVPQLLNVYRRGAAAVISLDSLPAVDPADDDMALHEALADEAQVDPAEEAVRGELSDTVAAAIESLPHRDQTVLSLYYHNGLNMREIGETLGISESRVCQIHGKAITYLRAWLSRRDPELAQQAAATASRMLVGA, encoded by the coding sequence ATGCCAGGTTCTTCCCGGAACGGGAGTGGCAACTCTGCGAATCGGGGAGGAGGTGCGTCCGAGGTAGAGCGACTGTGGGAGGAGTACGCTCGCACCCGCTCCTCGGAGATCCGCGAGCGCCTCGTGGTCCACTACGCCTGGCTGGTCAAGCACGTCCTCGGCCGGCTGGCGGTGGTCCTTCCTCCCAGCCTTGACTATGGCGACCTGGTGGGGCATGGCACTGTGGCTCTCCTGGAGGCAGTAGATCGCTTCGAACCTGAGCGTGGCAACAAGTTCGAGACCTACGCTTCGGTGAAGGTCAGAGGAGCCATTCTGGATGCGATCCGATCCATGGACCTGGTGTCCAGACCGGTGCGGCGGCGCATGAGGATGGTGTCTGAAGCAGTGACACGGCTCACTCGGGAGCACGGCCGGGCCCCATCCGATGAAGAGGTGGCCGCCAGCCTGGGCATGACAGTGCCGCAGCTACTGAATGTCTACCGTCGGGGAGCGGCCGCCGTAATCTCGCTCGACTCCCTGCCGGCGGTGGATCCGGCCGATGACGACATGGCGTTGCACGAGGCGCTGGCCGACGAGGCCCAAGTTGACCCGGCCGAGGAGGCGGTGCGCGGCGAGCTATCGGACACCGTGGCGGCCGCCATCGAGTCGCTTCCCCACCGGGATCAGACGGTGCTTTCCCTGTACTATCACAATGGCCTTAACATGCGCGAGATCGGGGAAACGCTGGGGATTTCCGAGTCGCGCGTGTGCCAGATCCACGGCAAGGCCATAACCTACCTTCGAGCCTGGCTTAGCCGCCGCGATCCGGAGCTAGCGCAGCAGGCAGCGGCTACTGCTTCCAGGATGCTGGTGGGGGCCTGA
- a CDS encoding MinD/ParA family protein codes for MIGLREHSRQASGLVGLRPPASPACRQTRALAVASGKGGVGKTSIAVNLGLALARRGTRVLLFDGDLGLANADVLLGLRPERTLRDVVVGRCRLSEVLIEAEAGLHLAPGGSGLAELLHLDEAGRRELLLELGELERSYDFVLMDLAAGLGRDVVRLLAHAGEVLVVTTPEPTALTDAYALVKVAHRGPGDNRFGLVVNLANNELDGREAACRLQRVARAFLDLALPLRGILPNCAQVPESVRSQTPTLTAFPRSPFSVAVRALAGELAGQPEPASQGEGVAALLRAWFAGTGPWRRSRAVPGAASTGARREEVNL; via the coding sequence ATGATCGGGCTGCGAGAGCACAGCCGCCAGGCGAGCGGGTTGGTGGGTCTGCGGCCACCGGCTTCGCCGGCATGCCGGCAGACGCGGGCCCTCGCCGTTGCCAGCGGCAAGGGTGGCGTGGGCAAGACAAGTATAGCAGTCAACTTGGGGCTGGCCTTGGCCCGACGGGGGACCCGGGTCCTCCTGTTCGATGGGGACCTGGGACTGGCCAATGCGGATGTGTTGCTCGGCCTGCGGCCGGAAAGGACTCTTCGCGACGTGGTCGTCGGGCGGTGCCGCCTGTCAGAGGTGCTCATCGAGGCCGAAGCGGGGCTGCACCTAGCCCCGGGAGGTAGCGGGCTAGCCGAGCTTCTGCACCTGGATGAGGCGGGCCGACGGGAGCTCCTCCTGGAGTTGGGCGAGCTGGAGCGATCTTACGACTTCGTCCTCATGGACCTGGCAGCAGGCCTGGGTCGAGACGTGGTGCGGCTGCTCGCCCATGCTGGCGAGGTGCTGGTGGTCACCACCCCGGAGCCCACGGCGCTGACCGATGCCTATGCCCTAGTGAAGGTAGCGCACCGCGGCCCGGGCGACAATCGGTTCGGACTAGTGGTCAATCTAGCGAACAACGAACTAGACGGTCGCGAGGCAGCCTGTCGTTTGCAGCGAGTGGCCCGAGCCTTCCTGGACCTGGCCCTTCCCCTGCGCGGCATCCTTCCGAACTGCGCTCAAGTGCCCGAGTCCGTGCGGTCCCAGACGCCGACACTGACAGCCTTCCCGCGCAGCCCGTTCTCTGTGGCGGTGCGGGCCCTGGCCGGAGAGCTGGCTGGGCAGCCGGAGCCGGCGAGTCAGGGCGAGGGAGTGGCCGCCCTGCTCCGGGCCTGGTTTGCCGGTACCGGCCCCTGGCGCCGGAGCCGAGCTGTACCGGGAGCCGCGAGCACGGGAGCGCGCCGGGAGGAAGTTAACCTCTGA
- the flhA gene encoding flagellar biosynthesis protein FlhA — MSAVEAGQYGSGARSLLRNSDIALAVAVIFVVAMMIVPLPPALLDFLLATNLGIAIMVLLVSIYLQEALDFSVFPSLLLVLTLYRLGLNVSATRLILLHGHAGSVIQAFGSFVVGGNYIVGIVVFIILMIIQFAVITNGAGRVAEVAARFTLDAMPGKQMSIDADLNAGMLTEEEARARRRKIEQEADFYGAMDGASKFVKGDAIASIVIVLVNILGGFAIGMFQLQLSLMESLQRFTLLAVGDGLVAQIPALLISTAAGIIVTRAASDENLGQDIAAQVARHPRALLISAGVLLSLGLVPGMPTAPFLVMGGVAAAAGLGLRQGGGRDDDKDSRQGASPAPPAGSLAAEAQIQYDRLELELGYGLIGLVDGSRGGDLLERIGALRRQVAQEMGFVLPKVRIRDNLRLSANEYAVRLHGEPVGRGELMMQHYLAMPIGEAAEPIEGIPTTEPAFGLPAFWIEESQRERAELTGYTVVDAPSVLTTHFSEIVKRHAGELISRQDVHELLETAKQQDAAVVEELIPGCLSLGEVHEVIRRLLAEQVPIRNMVRILETLADVARQTKDLDLITEHVRRGQARTICNLYRSEDGAVHVVTLAPELEERLAQSVQSAGGARNLVLEPPLVQALIESIGQQVELMAQRGLRGVVLCSVAVRAPLRRLMERALPEVAVISFAEIAPEVEVQSEAVVRIRLEEGVG, encoded by the coding sequence ATGAGCGCGGTAGAGGCCGGTCAGTACGGCAGCGGGGCCAGGAGCCTCCTGCGCAACAGCGACATCGCCCTGGCAGTGGCGGTGATCTTCGTGGTTGCCATGATGATCGTCCCCCTGCCCCCGGCGCTCCTCGACTTTCTGTTGGCCACCAACTTGGGCATCGCCATCATGGTGCTGCTGGTCAGCATCTATCTGCAGGAGGCGCTGGACTTCTCCGTGTTCCCGTCCCTGCTCCTGGTGCTCACGCTGTACCGGCTGGGGCTGAACGTCTCCGCCACGCGACTCATCTTGTTGCACGGACATGCCGGTAGCGTCATCCAGGCTTTCGGCAGCTTCGTAGTGGGCGGCAACTACATCGTGGGCATCGTGGTGTTTATCATCCTGATGATCATCCAGTTCGCCGTCATTACCAACGGTGCCGGAAGGGTGGCCGAGGTGGCGGCCCGCTTCACCCTGGATGCAATGCCCGGGAAGCAGATGAGCATTGACGCCGACCTCAATGCCGGCATGCTGACCGAGGAGGAGGCGCGGGCTCGCCGACGCAAGATCGAGCAGGAGGCGGACTTCTATGGAGCTATGGATGGGGCATCCAAGTTCGTCAAGGGCGACGCCATCGCTTCCATCGTCATCGTGTTGGTGAATATCCTGGGCGGGTTCGCCATCGGCATGTTCCAGCTCCAGTTGTCGCTAATGGAGTCGCTGCAGCGGTTCACGCTCCTGGCGGTAGGCGATGGGCTTGTGGCTCAGATACCGGCCCTACTCATTAGCACTGCCGCTGGCATCATAGTGACTAGGGCGGCTTCGGACGAGAACCTGGGGCAGGATATCGCGGCTCAGGTGGCGCGCCACCCTAGAGCGCTCCTCATTTCAGCCGGGGTCCTATTGTCCCTGGGCCTGGTACCCGGCATGCCCACGGCGCCGTTCCTAGTCATGGGCGGGGTTGCTGCGGCAGCCGGCCTGGGCCTGCGGCAGGGCGGAGGTCGGGACGATGACAAGGACTCGAGGCAGGGAGCCTCACCTGCGCCGCCGGCAGGCAGTCTTGCCGCCGAGGCTCAGATTCAGTACGACCGTCTGGAGCTAGAGCTAGGATACGGCCTGATCGGCCTGGTCGACGGCAGCCGAGGCGGCGACCTCCTGGAACGCATCGGGGCGCTGAGGCGACAGGTCGCCCAGGAGATGGGCTTTGTCCTTCCCAAGGTGCGCATCCGCGACAACCTGCGCCTGTCCGCTAACGAGTACGCAGTCAGACTCCATGGAGAGCCGGTCGGCCGGGGAGAACTGATGATGCAGCATTACCTGGCCATGCCCATCGGCGAGGCGGCGGAGCCCATCGAAGGCATCCCCACTACTGAGCCAGCTTTCGGGCTTCCGGCCTTCTGGATAGAGGAGAGCCAACGGGAGCGGGCCGAGCTGACCGGCTACACCGTGGTGGACGCTCCCAGCGTGCTGACCACGCATTTCTCTGAGATCGTGAAGCGTCACGCGGGGGAGTTGATCAGCCGGCAGGATGTCCACGAGCTCTTGGAGACAGCGAAGCAGCAAGACGCCGCCGTGGTGGAGGAGCTTATACCCGGCTGCCTATCCCTGGGTGAGGTGCACGAGGTGATCCGAAGGCTGCTGGCTGAGCAGGTGCCCATCCGCAACATGGTGAGGATTCTAGAAACACTGGCGGATGTGGCCAGGCAGACGAAGGACTTGGACCTCATCACAGAGCACGTGCGCCGAGGTCAGGCGCGCACGATCTGCAACCTGTACCGATCCGAGGATGGCGCTGTGCACGTCGTGACTCTGGCGCCCGAGCTGGAGGAACGGCTGGCTCAGTCGGTGCAATCGGCCGGTGGAGCCCGGAACCTGGTGCTGGAGCCGCCGCTGGTGCAGGCTCTCATTGAGTCCATCGGGCAGCAGGTGGAGCTGATGGCTCAGCGCGGGCTGCGGGGGGTAGTGCTCTGTTCAGTGGCTGTGCGGGCGCCGCTTCGGCGGCTGATGGAACGCGCTCTCCCTGAGGTAGCGGTCATATCCTTCGCTGAGATCGCTCCGGAAGTGGAGGTGCAGTCTGAGGCGGTGGTGCGCATCCGGTTGGAGGAGGGCGTCGGGTGA
- the flhB gene encoding flagellar biosynthesis protein FlhB, whose translation MADRTEAPTPRRRQEARERGEIARSQELSSAVGMTAAFTILRSVGPATCGQLSEMAAKLVSGGHAGFESPEGFRALLLSAGAPIALSLAPLMGVLMLSGVLVSVAQTGLYLSGHSLRPNLARLNPLAGMRRIFSSRSLVELAKQLAKIALIGAVCYPMTRSHMPGLVGLARVDLNQALTWVWQLTVDMGVRVGLVMIVLALADYVYERRQHEKRLRMTRQEVIEEMKRYENPFIRARIRQQQRRVAMQRMMASVPKADVVITNPTHLAVALQYDPKRMGAPVVVAKGQRLIAERIRELALRHGVPVVERRPLAQALYGMVEVGMEVPSELYQAVAEVLAFIYSLRGRR comes from the coding sequence ATGGCAGACAGGACGGAGGCCCCGACCCCGCGCCGGCGACAGGAGGCGCGGGAGCGCGGCGAGATCGCCCGCAGCCAGGAATTGAGCTCCGCGGTGGGCATGACCGCGGCCTTCACCATTCTTCGGTCGGTTGGCCCCGCCACTTGTGGCCAGCTCTCGGAGATGGCGGCGAAGCTGGTGTCGGGCGGTCACGCCGGCTTTGAGAGCCCGGAAGGCTTCCGGGCCTTGCTGCTCTCGGCGGGCGCACCGATAGCCCTGAGCTTGGCGCCACTGATGGGCGTCCTAATGCTCTCCGGGGTGCTGGTGAGCGTTGCCCAGACTGGACTGTATCTCTCGGGGCATAGCCTGAGGCCGAACCTGGCCCGCCTGAACCCTCTGGCGGGGATGAGACGAATCTTCTCGTCGCGCAGTCTGGTGGAGCTGGCCAAGCAACTAGCCAAGATCGCTCTCATTGGCGCGGTCTGCTACCCGATGACGCGCTCCCATATGCCGGGCCTGGTCGGTCTGGCGCGGGTGGACCTGAACCAGGCACTGACCTGGGTGTGGCAACTCACCGTTGACATGGGAGTGCGGGTGGGGCTGGTGATGATCGTGCTGGCGCTGGCCGATTACGTTTACGAGCGACGCCAGCACGAGAAGCGGCTACGCATGACCCGGCAGGAAGTCATCGAGGAGATGAAGCGGTACGAGAACCCGTTCATCCGCGCCCGCATCCGCCAGCAGCAGCGTCGGGTGGCCATGCAGCGTATGATGGCGTCGGTGCCCAAAGCAGATGTAGTGATCACCAACCCCACCCACCTTGCGGTAGCGCTGCAGTACGATCCGAAGCGTATGGGGGCGCCGGTGGTGGTGGCCAAGGGGCAGCGCCTCATTGCGGAGCGGATACGGGAGCTGGCGCTCAGGCACGGGGTGCCCGTGGTGGAACGGCGGCCCTTGGCGCAGGCCCTCTACGGGATGGTGGAGGTGGGCATGGAGGTGCCGTCCGAGCTCTACCAGGCGGTGGCCGAGGTGCTGGCGTTCATCTATAGCTTGAGGGGTAGACGATGA
- a CDS encoding flagellar biosynthetic protein FliR translates to MSADVMATTQSLALVFCRLLAAFLLTPAFSVRTVPARFKVGLAFFTSLALWSGGWVALSEPLPVLPLAAAVLRESVVGAAIGFTAHLFAAIGQVAGSIIDLQVGFRAANLMNPLTSMPGSAVDQLYFLLASVLFLGLDGHHLLLMALAETFDALPLDASPGLSGQALAHLAAGVSSAVVAGVRIALPVVAVTLVLDVMLALLARAVPQIQVFFVGLPVKLGLGLGVLLLTVPVVVIIMRELLGQIPRQIELLVQAL, encoded by the coding sequence ATGTCGGCCGATGTCATGGCGACGACGCAGTCTCTGGCCCTGGTGTTCTGCCGCCTTCTGGCCGCATTCCTGTTGACGCCAGCCTTTTCAGTGAGGACGGTACCGGCCAGGTTCAAGGTCGGCCTGGCCTTCTTCACCAGCCTGGCCCTCTGGTCCGGCGGGTGGGTAGCTCTGAGCGAGCCGCTGCCGGTCCTGCCCCTCGCCGCTGCCGTGCTGCGCGAGTCGGTCGTGGGAGCGGCGATAGGCTTCACCGCCCACCTGTTCGCGGCCATAGGCCAGGTCGCCGGTAGCATCATTGACCTGCAGGTGGGCTTTCGGGCTGCCAACCTGATGAACCCACTGACTTCGATGCCCGGATCGGCCGTGGACCAGCTGTACTTCCTGCTGGCTTCGGTGCTGTTCCTAGGGCTAGACGGCCACCACTTGCTCTTGATGGCGCTGGCAGAGACGTTCGACGCCCTGCCGCTGGACGCCAGTCCGGGCTTGTCCGGGCAGGCGCTGGCGCACCTGGCTGCCGGGGTGAGCTCGGCCGTAGTGGCGGGGGTCCGCATCGCCTTGCCCGTGGTGGCGGTCACGCTGGTGCTGGATGTCATGCTGGCGCTTCTGGCCCGAGCGGTGCCGCAGATTCAAGTCTTCTTTGTAGGGCTGCCGGTGAAGCTCGGCCTCGGGCTGGGGGTGCTGCTGCTGACGGTCCCGGTCGTGGTGATCATCATGAGGGAACTGCTGGGGCAGATCCCGCGCCAGATCGAGCTTCTGGTGCAGGCGCTGTAG
- the fliQ gene encoding flagellar biosynthesis protein FliQ, giving the protein MAMGVLREAVVTTLLLALPLLAVGLVVGLAVSLFQAVTQIHEMTLTFVPKLLGIAAVLVLAGPWMMHRLLAFTRWLFDLLPQMAR; this is encoded by the coding sequence ATGGCCATGGGGGTGTTGCGGGAGGCCGTCGTCACCACGTTGTTGCTGGCTCTGCCCTTGCTGGCAGTGGGGCTGGTGGTCGGCCTGGCGGTGAGTCTATTCCAGGCAGTCACCCAGATCCACGAGATGACCCTGACCTTTGTGCCCAAACTGCTGGGCATAGCGGCAGTGCTGGTGTTGGCGGGTCCCTGGATGATGCACCGCCTGCTGGCCTTCACCCGATGGCTGTTCGACCTGCTCCCGCAGATGGCGCGCTGA